A genome region from Trichoderma asperellum chromosome 7, complete sequence includes the following:
- a CDS encoding uncharacterized protein (EggNog:ENOG41) — protein sequence MGCWDSFCCFCSGPLNNARDEWYLFLIDGAGGRKWPPGDGEWYNDPGYPVPSLPIEEIVTISNDDGKYWDLSVAVTPNQPDTFVTPLCMVGSYGDVSIPGVKDKLHLGSDLCLLIHPACLSFLCRHTTITPRELWESFYKENSCYQMYGGELNGLLYCVNYYDMQERSGQVFQFAIERQSPPLERPDLPQTRWFDPKSMEDTKWLLARPTRLPAPKILQPSPVKISAVKRRKVFDTNELIDIILSYIVDVPSEVLKTELQRNNQHQHLNESGDLNNNDQGSRRRDIFEPPSAILAAKTLLSLAQVDRWFYDAIIYKRQVFFLRALRNFGWMLPFTPADWRDNSWAEDIFADTSSSRQSEIDWRHYMLSCVKKTDPNIRNRWRFHKMAIQFARGTNKYRSEEHPDWFWNVGSLGFKPSLDKPDPEVWELYSR from the exons ATGGGCTGCTGGGACTCTTTCTGTTGCTTCTG CTCTGGCCCCTTGAATAACGCACGAGATGAATGGTACCTGTTTCTAATTGACGGCGCCGGAGGTCGCAAATGGCCGCCGGGAGATGGAGAGTGGTATAATGATCCTGGATATCCAGTCCCGTCTCTGCCGATAGAAGAGATTGTGACTATATCGAATGATGACGGCAAATATTGGGATCTAAGCGTTGCCGTTACGCCCAACCAGCCTGACACTTTTGTCACCCCACTCTG CATGGTTGGCTCCTACGGAGATGTATCCATTCCCGGCGTGAAAGATAAACTACACTTGGGTTCTGACTTATGTCTTTTGATACACCCCGCatgcctctcttttctctgtcGCCATACCACTATCACCCCTCGTGAACTCTGGGAGTCATTTTACAAAGAAAATTCATGCTACCAGATGTATGGCGGCGAACTAAATGGACTATTATATTGCGTCAACTACTATGACATGCAAGAGAGAAGTGGGCAGGTGTTTCAGTTTGCCATTGAGCGCCAGTCGCCCCCGTTAGAGCGTCCCGATCTTCCACAAACAAGATGGTTCGATCCGAAAAGCATGGAAGATACAAAGTGGCTGCTGGCTAGGCCAACTCGCCTACCGGCTCCGAAGATTCTGCAGCCAAGTCCAGTGAAGATCTCGGCAGTGAAGCGCCGAAAAGTTTTTGATACTAACGAATTAATCGACATCATTCTCAGCTATATTGTTGACGTTCCTAGCGAAGTTCTTAAAACCGAGCTCCAGCGAAACaaccagcatcaacatcTGAACGAATCTGGAGACCTTAATAACAATGACCAGGGCAGTCGACGTCGAGACATATTTGAGCCTCCGTCTGCTATTTTAGCGGCAAAAACTCTCCTCTCACTAGCCCAGGTAGATCGCTGGTTCTATGATGCCATCATATATAAGCGACAAGTTTTTTTCCTACGCGCTTTGCGTAACTTTGGCTGGATGCTACCATTCACACCTGCCGATTGGAGAGACAACAGCTGGGCTGAAGATATCTTCGCCGACACATCATCTTCGCGCCAGTCTGAGATCGATTGGCGGCACTACATGCTCAGTTGTGTGAAAAAGACCGACCCAAATATTCGCAACCGTTGGAGGTTTCACAAAATGGCCATTCAGTTTGCACGGGGGACGAACAAGTACAGGAGTGAGGAACACCCCGACTGGTTTTGGAACGTAGGTAGCCTTGGATTTAAACCAAGCTTAGACAAACCAGACCCCGAGGTATGGGAGCTTTACTCGCGGTAA
- a CDS encoding uncharacterized protein (EggNog:ENOG41), translated as MKTIAFQILRPRTLPLLRARIPTISYSKSQSRVCFSSNAKERRTMATVFRLVFYVPETHVEACKAAIFAAGAGRYPNSSYTECCWTTSGTGQFRPVAGANPHIGTLDKLESVTEIRVEAPCVGPIVAKKAVEALKKAHPYEEPAYEVYRLEDF; from the exons ATGAAGACGATTGCATTTCAGATACTTCGTCCCCGCACTCTGCCACTCCTCCGAGCACGCATACCCACTATCAGCTACTCCAAATCGCAATCAAGAGTTTGCTTCTCTTCTAACGCAAAAGAACGTCGCACCATGGCAACTGTCTTTCGACTCGTATTCTACGTCCCAGAGACTCATGTTGAAGCCTGCAAAGCCGCCATCTTTGCCGCTGGAGCCGGTCGTTATCCAAATAGCTCGTATACTGAATGTTGCTGGACGACGTCAGGCACCGGTCAGTTTCGACCGGTTGCTGGGGCGAATCCGCACATTGGGACGCTGGACAAGCTAGAATCCGTTACTGAAATCCGGGTTGAGGCCCCTTGCGTCGGTCCTATTGTGGCAAAGAAGGCGGTGGAGGCGTTGAAGAA AGCTCACCCATATGAGGAACCGGCATATGAAGTATATAGGCTTGAAGACTTTTAG
- a CDS encoding uncharacterized protein (EggNog:ENOG41~TransMembrane:5 (i167-186o198-218i230-256o276-300i369-387o)), whose translation MMVLFRPRCAFPGLGPPFGDKLQRLQQRSSPSSTAPVASPHWPGAGRIPRYIVRRRCLGRLHALPKRSAPPAGPLCRAASGRLALSLPDSQRESLAVDHLPTPSSALNAPFSPPSSPPLLRASSRLDASPSPIRPSMTRRVASAIASRLTRRRFVANLASRFANRRFAFAVATVSIFSAKGVHIYTHLSSLPVVHLVRWGYSFFAQDAALLVLVRLLLDPWLVEGSGWLRTVTMTLASIIIGYLITVGVLTVSFFAVSGSEIHWRNIGLAGDASSLGMFLSGLASFLFVLSTVLFVAYVLQEICYKTAGVATDILKWPISYALRKASPPTTYSQVPQLDIELANTYNELEEEEFCNMKSKTSMTILRRLFSLFIGCALLTHVILFMIRPNESALNFLSWTPALLPFVDFSFSSPSLDHLEPVYGSSIGHSWDNYTALAAPALFSWLPERPVPGFEDWYTDDEHYSADADPLKISNLEEKLLPALQGKLGDVPIRHVMLILLESTRKDVFPLKKDGIVWNRLANSYSNGTLPEETQTVLANLTPNANFITGDYDDGFAHQTKKKRGGINFNNVFTTATYTIKSITGTMCGLTPLMADFNLEYLHHFYQPCLPQIFDAFNRLDDDDYDDFDDRGPYGPPGHHGPPGHHGPPGHHGPPDPHGPPGPPGHHGPPDPHGPPGPPGHHGGPDPHGPPGHHGGPGHHEVRNSDDFTSFKWRSTFMQSVTKNYDRYVPLLSKMGITPESLVSKEYLKSPFAKFGPVDLPDINYFGMADIAVEDYIRDAFVQAKKNNERAFVTHLTSTSHHPFAIPAEEKYTPLGNGLDDISHYLNAIGYDDRWLGKIMDILDDEDVADETLVVLVGDHGVSMPENNILAPYYNPNVGTLRVPLVLSHPKLPAIDVDDAVMSSQILPTILDLLRETGSLSQSQTQAASDLVQNYEGQSLIRPLHASSNETGQGNWQFTVINPGRAMLSIRDARHPDWLLIVPVIDNVEWQFTNLMTDPTGAQTLLGFDFVNFMYGVEKSHGVDAAKWVEEAAFMARWWVEENGKRWRYGPYAN comes from the exons ATGATGGTGTTGT TTCGCCCCAGGTGCGCCTTTCCAGGCCTGGGCCCCCCCTTTGGCGACAAGCTACAGcgcctgcagcagcgctcCAGCCCCTCGTCAACGGCTCCAGTCGCCTCTCCACACTGGCCAGGGGCTGGTCGCATCCCGCGCTACATCGTGCGAAGGCGCTGTCTAGGGCGCCTGCATGCGCTGCCAAAGCGCTCAGCGCCTCCAGCTGGGCCACTGTGCCGTGCCGCTAGTGGCCGCCTGGCTCTCTCGCTGCCAGACTCGCAGCGAGAGAGCCTCGCCGTCGACCATCTTCCTACACCATCGTCAGCTCTCAACGCTCCTTTTAGCCCGCCCAGCAGCCCTCCACTCCTTCGGGCTTCGTC TCGGCTCGATGCCTCGCCTTCTCCCATACGCCCCAGCATGACACGCCGAGTTGCGTCTGCCATCGCTAGCCGATTGACACGCCGACGCTTCGTTGCCAACCTCGCTTCTCGCTTCGCCAACCGGCGGTTTGCATTTGCTGTCGCAaccgtctccatcttcagcgcCAAGGGCGTTCACATCTATACACACCTGTCTTCATTGCCAGTCGTTCACTTGGTGCGGTGGGGCTATTCGTTCTTTGCTCAGGATGCTGCGCTTCTCGTGCTcgtgcggctgctgcttgaccCCTGGTTGGTGGAGGGGTCTGGGTGGCTGCGAACAGTGACGATGACTCTGGCCTCTATCATTATCGGATATCTCATTACTGTGGGCGTCTTGACGGTATCTTTTTTTGCAGTAAGCGGCTCGGAGATTCATTGGCGCAACATTGGCTTGGCGGGCGATGCGTCGTCCCTTGGCATGTTTCTATCTGGTCTGGCGTCGTTCCTGTTTGTGCTTTCCACCGTCCTCTTTGTCGCCTATGTCTTGCAAGAGATCTGCTACAAGACTGCGGGCGTGGCCACCGACATTCTCAAGTGGCCCATATCGTATGCTTTGCGCAAAGCATCTCCGCCAACGACTTACTCTCAGGTGCCACAGCTCGACATTGAGCTTGCCAACACATACAAcgagctggaagaagaagagttttGCAACATGAAGAGCAAGACGTCAATGACCATTCTGAGGCGATTattctccctcttcatcgGCTGCGCACTCTTAACCCATGTCATTTTGTTTATGATTCGGCCGAACGAGAGTGCCTTAAACTTCTTATCCTGGACACCCGCCCTCTTACCATTTGTCGACTTCAGCTTTTCGTCTCCTAGCCTGGATCACTTGGAACCCGTCTATGGCTCCAGCATTGGGCACTCCTGGGATAACTACACCGCACTAGCCGCCCCAGCCCTGTTCTCGTGGCTGCCTGAGAGGCCTGTTCCCGGATTTGAGGACTGGTATACGGACGACGAGCATTATAGTGCTGACGCAGATCCCCTTAAAATCTCCAACTTGGAAGAGAAGTTGCTGCCAGCTCTACAAGGCAAGCTGGGTGACGTACCAATTCGCCACGTCATGCTCATCCTTCTCGAAAGCACACGAAAAGACGTCTTCCCTCTGAAGAAGGATGGCATTGTCTGGAACCGCCTGGCGAATTCATATAGCAACGGCACATTGCCCGAGGAGACCCAAACTGTGCTGGCAAATCTCACGCCCAatgctaattttattacCGGTGACTACGACGACGGCTTTGCTCACcagaccaagaagaagcgcggcGGTATCAACTTCAATAACGTCTTCACCACGGCTACCTACACCATCAAGAGTATTACGGGTACAATGTGCGGCCTCACACCGCTCATGGCAGACTTCAATCTCGAATATCTCCACCACTTCTACCAGCCATGCTTACCCCAGATCTTCGACGCCTTCAACAGACTagacgatgatgattatgatgACTTCGACGACCGTGGCCCCTATGGGCCTCCTGGTCACCACGGCCCTCCTGGTCATCACGGCCCTCCTGGTCACCACGGCCCCCCTGACCCTCACGGCCCTCCTGGTCCTCCTGGTCACCACGGCCCCCCTGACCCTCACGGCCCTCCTGGTCCTCCTGGTCACCATGGCGGTCCTGACCCTCACGGCCCCCCTGGCCATCACGGCGGTCCTGGCCACCACGAAGTCCGAAATTCTGATGATTTCACATCGTTCAAGTGGCGCTCTACTTTCATGCAATCCGTCACTAAAAACTACGATCGATATGTGCCCCTCTTGTCAAAAATGGGCATCACCCCGGAAAGCCTGGTCTCTAAAGAATATCTAAAGAGTCCTTTTGCCAAATTTGGCCCTGTAGATCTACCAGACATCAATTACTTTGGCATGGCCGATATTGCCGTTGAGGACTACATTCGGGATGCATTTGtacaggccaagaagaataaCGAGCGAGCATTTGTCACACACCTTACCAGTACAAGCCACCATCCGTTTGCTATTCCTGCTGAGGAAAAATATACACCCCTAGGAAACGGCTTAGACGATATCTCACACTATCTCAATGCCATCGGCTACGACGACAGATGGCTAGGCAAGATAATGGATATtcttgatgacgaagatgttGCGGATGAGACTCTTGTTGTTTTGGTTGGCGACCATGGCGTGTCTATGCCGGAAAATAACATTCTGGCGCCATACTACAACCCCAATGTTGGCACCCTACGCGTACCTCTTGTTCTCTCTCACCCAAAGCTGCCGGCAATTGATGTCGATGATGCAGTAATGTCGTCGCAAATTTTACCGACCATACTCGATCTCCTCCGCGAAACAGGCTCGCTTTCCCAGTCACAGACGCAAGCCGCATCTGATTTGGTCCAAAACTATGAAGGACAATCTCTTATTCGCCCACTTCATGCGTCGTCCAATGAAACCGGCCAAGGGAACTGGCAATTCACCGTCATCAACCCAGGTCGCGCCATGCTGAGCATCCGCGACGCCCGTCACCCTGACTGGCTCCTCATTGTGCCCGTTATCGACAATGTCGAGTGGCAATTCACGAATCTAATGACAGACCCAACTGGAGCACAAACGTTACTCGGATTCGACTTTGTTAATTTCATGTATGGTGTTGAGAAATCACATGGTGTCGACGCCGCGAAATGGGTCGAAGAAGCTGCATTTATGGCCCGCTGGTGGGTCGAAGAGAATGGGAAGCGATGGCGTTATGGGCCCTATGCCAACTAA
- a CDS encoding uncharacterized protein (EggNog:ENOG41), translated as MISQVLRFTFPSASTISSAAFLKLRQSIAVTGATTQYYGYTMPTRTLSLPRKRHEVCWVIHWPDELRDRSVLSEGLAAIGVTDATSLLFEFDNAQLENLVKALEAPVCEFACIRLKDDAPLENEALQMSMHKTYSDTYQIQGFTGGYWAYAINTNETAGVSCFAPCEEIVPKANRKLGVYYLGWDSIELHEDGTQTEAFSEEINRLQPYFGPGSGAWYTMLRQHK; from the exons ATGATATCTCAAGTACTACGCTTCACATTTCCGTCAGCATCTACCATATCGTCAGCAGCATTCTTGAAGCTGCGCCAAAGCATTGCCGTAACAGGTGCGACAACTCAGTATTATGGCTACACCATGCCTACAAGGACCTTGAGTCTACCTAGAAAACGCCACGAGGTATGCTGGGTAATTC ATTGGCCTGATGAGCTGCGTGATCGTAGCGTCCTGAGTGAAGGGTTGGCTGCGATTGGTGTTACAGATGCGACGTCTTTGCTGTTCGAATTTGATAATGCTCAGTTAGAGAATCTCGTAAAGGCTCTTGAAGCTCCCGTTTGCGAATTT GCATGCATCCGACTGAAAGACGATGCGCCATTGGAAAATGAAGCTCTACAAATGTCAATGCACAAGACATATTCCGATACTTACCAAATCCAGGGTTTTACTGGTGGCTATTGGGCATATGCAATTAATACAAATGAGACTGCAGGCGTATCTTGCTTTGCCCCATGTGAAGAAATTGTCCCTAAAGCAAACCGAAAGCTTGGAGTCTACTATCTCGGGTGGGACAGCATTGAG CTTCACGAGGATGGGACCCAAACTGAAGCATTTTCAGAGGAAATCAACCGCTTGCAGCCATACTTTGGCCCAGGGTCTGGGGCTTGGTATACTATGCTTCGCCAACACAAATAG
- a CDS encoding uncharacterized protein (EggNog:ENOG41~TransMembrane:10 (n3-13c17/18o27-47i54-76o82-102i114-133o173-195i207-230o236-256i268-287o307-327i339-362o)) has product MSTLTQTTDETISFHGRFFQDDIALTQRNRHAPPREEVESASPPSIAPAETSETQSSNRQAAIITVASFTVVFTCCGINFAFGIFQAVFETLSHQPDTPFTGASPAEIDLIGTMSISLMTIGAPFVVAWAKRFSPSLISLIGSIIFSASLILASFGKALWHFEVTQGVLLGLGTCLSYMVAVTITPTWFTARRGLALGIITSGTGIGGLVWAPALKAAIDSMGYRNALRLAGGIAFGLNVAASYAMEWEPATKARIQMENGARTSRMDGILKVPIVDWRVARTRKFVAQALGAVFQSAVYYLPLFFFATYARTLGYSDTAGANFIALSNACNAIGKIAIGYAADHLGRLNALVITTIISAIATVSFWLPSTISGDLATSQGLFITFTVLYGIFASAYVALFPASLVELFGIQNFSSVNGVLYMVRGLASLVGTPIGGVLIRSHSTGGPSTSYEGMTLLTTVLLFAASFSVMWVRIEAMIGADGKLVKKWKL; this is encoded by the exons ATGTCGACGCTAACCCAGACGACGGATGAGACGATCTCATTCCATGGCCGATTTTTCCAAGATGATATCGCACTGACTCAGCGTAACCGACATGCACCGCCtagagaagaagtagaatCTGCAAGCCCGCCATCAATCGCTCCCGCAGAGACCTCCGAGACGCAATCTTCGAATCG ACAAGCTGCTATCATTACTGTTGCCTCTTTTACGGTTGTCTTCACTTGCTGCGGTATCAATTTTGCTTTTGGAATCTTCCAAGCCGTGTTTGAAACCCTTTCGCATCAGCCAGATACCCCCTTTACCGGAGCATCGCCCGCAGAGATCGATCTCATTGGCACCATGTCCATATCTCTTATGACTATCGGAGCTCCATTTGTAGTCGCATGGGCCAAGCGCTTCTCGCCTTCATTGATATCTCTTATCGGGTCCATCATATTCTCGGCATCGCTCATTCTGGCGAGTTTTGGAAAGGCTCTGTGGCATTTCGAGGTCACACAAGGGGTTCTGCTCGGATTAGGAACCTGTCTGAGCTACATGGTTGCCGTGACGATTACCCCTACATGGTTCACTGCTCGTCGTGGTCTTGCATTAGGGATAATCACTTCTGGCACGGGTATTGGAGGCCTTGTTTGGGCTCCTGCACTGAAAGCAGCGATTGACTCCATGGGCTATAGAAATGCCCTGCGCCTTGCTGGAGGAATCGCCTTCGGACTTAATGTTGCAGCTAGTTATGCTATGGAATGGGAACCAGCGACGAAGGCTCGTATCCAAATGGAGAATGGAGCAAGAACGAGCCGCATGGATGGCATCCTCAAGGTGCCTATTGTTGATTGGCGCGTAGCACGAACACGCAAGTTTGTTGCTCAAGCACTGGGTGCTGTCTTTCAGTCTGCAGTCTACTACCtcccgctcttcttcttcgccactTACGCGAGGACTCTGGGATACAGCGACACAGCCGGCGCAAATTTCATTGCCTTGAGCAATGCGTGCAATGCAATTGGAAAAATTGCCATCGGCTATGCAGCAGATCATCTAGGACGACTAAACGCTCTTGTCATTACCACGATCATTAGTGCTATTGCGACTGTTAGTTTTTGGCTCCCTTCAACAATATCTGGCGATTTAGCTACATCTCAAGGCCTATTCATCACTTTCACGGTCCTCTACGGTATCTTTGCTAGTGCGTACGTGGCTCTATTTCCTGCCAGTTTGGTGGAGCTATTCGGTATTCAAAATTTTTCCTCCGTTAATGGGGTGCTCTACATGGTAAGAGGCTTGGCTTCTCTTGTTGGCACTCCAATTGGCGGCGTTTTGATCCGTAGCCATTCTACTGGCGGCCCCTCGACGTCATACGAAGGCATGACACTGCTTACTACGGTCCTCCTCTTTGCTGCATCTTTCTCAGTCATGTGGGTAAGAATAGAGGCGATGATAGGAGCCGATGGAAAGCTTGTCAAGAAATGGAAGTTGTGa
- a CDS encoding uncharacterized protein (EggNog:ENOG41~TransMembrane:12 (o61-89i110-130o136-155i167-189o195-215i227-246o286-308i320-343o349-369i381-400o420-440i452-475o)): protein MSISLMTIGAPFVVAWAKRFSPSLISLIGSIIFSASLILASFGKALWHFEVTQGVLLGLGTCLSYMVAVTITPTWFTARRGLALGIITSGTGIGGLVWAPALKAAIDSMGYRNALRLAGGIAFGLNVAASYAMEWEPATKARIQMENGARTSRMDGILKVPIVDWRVARTRKFVAQALGAVFQSAVYYLPLFFFATYARTLGYSDTAGANFIALSNACNAIGKIAIGYAADHLGRLNALVITTIISAIATVSFWLPSTISGDLATSQGLFITFTVLYGIFASAYVALFPASLVELFGIQNFSSVNGVLYMVRGLASLVGTPIGGVLIRSHSTGGPSTSYEGMTLLTTVLLFAASFSVMWVRIEAMIGADGKLVKKWKL from the coding sequence ATGTCCATATCTCTTATGACTATCGGAGCTCCATTTGTAGTCGCATGGGCCAAGCGCTTCTCGCCTTCATTGATATCTCTTATCGGGTCCATCATATTCTCGGCATCGCTCATTCTGGCGAGTTTTGGAAAGGCTCTGTGGCATTTCGAGGTCACACAAGGGGTTCTGCTCGGATTAGGAACCTGTCTGAGCTACATGGTTGCCGTGACGATTACCCCTACATGGTTCACTGCTCGTCGTGGTCTTGCATTAGGGATAATCACTTCTGGCACGGGTATTGGAGGCCTTGTTTGGGCTCCTGCACTGAAAGCAGCGATTGACTCCATGGGCTATAGAAATGCCCTGCGCCTTGCTGGAGGAATCGCCTTCGGACTTAATGTTGCAGCTAGTTATGCTATGGAATGGGAACCAGCGACGAAGGCTCGTATCCAAATGGAGAATGGAGCAAGAACGAGCCGCATGGATGGCATCCTCAAGGTGCCTATTGTTGATTGGCGCGTAGCACGAACACGCAAGTTTGTTGCTCAAGCACTGGGTGCTGTCTTTCAGTCTGCAGTCTACTACCtcccgctcttcttcttcgccactTACGCGAGGACTCTGGGATACAGCGACACAGCCGGCGCAAATTTCATTGCCTTGAGCAATGCGTGCAATGCAATTGGAAAAATTGCCATCGGCTATGCAGCAGATCATCTAGGACGACTAAACGCTCTTGTCATTACCACGATCATTAGTGCTATTGCGACTGTTAGTTTTTGGCTCCCTTCAACAATATCTGGCGATTTAGCTACATCTCAAGGCCTATTCATCACTTTCACGGTCCTCTACGGTATCTTTGCTAGTGCGTACGTGGCTCTATTTCCTGCCAGTTTGGTGGAGCTATTCGGTATTCAAAATTTTTCCTCCGTTAATGGGGTGCTCTACATGGTAAGAGGCTTGGCTTCTCTTGTTGGCACTCCAATTGGCGGCGTTTTGATCCGTAGCCATTCTACTGGCGGCCCCTCGACGTCATACGAAGGCATGACACTGCTTACTACGGTCCTCCTCTTTGCTGCATCTTTCTCAGTCATGTGGGTAAGAATAGAGGCGATGATAGGAGCCGATGGAAAGCTTGTCAAGAAATGGAAGTTGTGa